One Nocardia iowensis DNA window includes the following coding sequences:
- a CDS encoding F0F1 ATP synthase subunit B, which produces MNEFSVLAAESGEDVNPLIPETYDIVWSIVCVAIIAVLFYKYVIPRLMKTLDERTDKIEGGIKRAEIAQEEAQLTLQQYQQQLAEARLEAARIREEARTQGQQILAQMRADAQAESDRIVAAGHSQLEAQRQQILTELRTELGHTAVDLAEKIIGQSVSDEAKQAASIERFLTELDDESKAGIGVGR; this is translated from the coding sequence ATGAACGAGTTCTCTGTTCTCGCAGCGGAAAGCGGAGAGGATGTGAATCCTCTTATCCCCGAGACGTACGACATCGTTTGGTCGATCGTCTGCGTCGCGATCATCGCGGTCCTCTTCTACAAGTACGTGATCCCGCGTCTGATGAAGACGCTCGACGAGCGCACCGACAAGATCGAAGGCGGCATCAAGCGCGCCGAGATCGCCCAGGAAGAGGCCCAGCTCACGCTGCAGCAGTATCAGCAGCAGCTGGCCGAAGCCCGGCTAGAGGCCGCACGCATCCGTGAGGAAGCGCGCACCCAGGGCCAGCAGATCCTCGCGCAGATGCGCGCGGACGCGCAGGCCGAAAGTGACCGCATCGTCGCCGCGGGCCACAGCCAGCTGGAAGCACAGCGCCAGCAGATCCTGACCGAACTGCGCACCGAACTCGGCCATACCGCCGTAGATTTGGCCGAAAAGATTATCGGGCAGTCGGTTTCGGACGAAGCTAAGCAGGCGGCGTCGATCGAGCGGTTCCTGACCGAGCTCGACGACGAGTCGAAAGCCGGCATCGGGGTCGGAAGGTAG
- a CDS encoding F0F1 ATP synthase subunit delta, whose translation MYAASREACARSREALRAALTGSDSVAATTGSELFAVVAVLDDQRSLRVALADVSVPGSVRAELSERVFGGKVSPATQAVLTTAVAQDWSRTADLVDTLVLLGQEALLESAADSGRLDAVEDELFRLGRIISDNPELEQALSDRTKPAEAKRELIERLLTGKTESITLTLAEQVVTRQKTAVGVAFDELSDLAAARRDQIVAHVRAAIELSAQQRERLAASLHRIYGKPVQVHVQVDPSLLSGLVVHVGDDVIDGSAIGRLERLRRSLT comes from the coding sequence ATGTACGCAGCGAGCCGCGAGGCCTGCGCCCGGTCTCGGGAGGCGCTCAGGGCCGCTCTGACCGGAAGCGACAGTGTCGCGGCCACGACGGGGTCCGAACTGTTCGCCGTTGTCGCCGTGCTGGACGACCAGCGTTCGCTGCGTGTTGCGCTCGCGGACGTGTCGGTGCCCGGTTCGGTACGGGCCGAGCTCAGTGAGCGGGTCTTCGGCGGCAAGGTCAGCCCGGCCACGCAGGCCGTGCTGACCACCGCGGTGGCCCAGGACTGGTCCCGGACCGCCGACCTGGTCGACACCCTGGTGTTGCTCGGGCAGGAGGCGTTGCTGGAGTCGGCGGCCGATAGTGGCCGCCTCGACGCGGTCGAGGACGAGCTGTTCCGGCTCGGTCGGATCATCAGCGACAACCCCGAGCTGGAGCAGGCACTTTCCGATCGGACGAAGCCGGCCGAGGCCAAGCGGGAACTGATCGAGCGCCTGCTCACCGGCAAGACCGAATCCATCACACTCACCCTGGCTGAGCAGGTGGTGACCAGGCAGAAGACGGCCGTCGGGGTGGCATTCGACGAACTGTCCGACCTGGCCGCGGCCCGTCGCGACCAGATCGTGGCGCACGTGCGCGCGGCGATCGAACTGTCGGCGCAGCAGCGCGAGCGGCTCGCCGCTTCGTTGCATCGCATCTACGGCAAGCCGGTCCAGGTGCACGTGCAGGTCGACCCGAGTCTGCTGAGCGGGCTCGTCGTACACGTCGGCGACGACGTGATCGACGGCAGCGCCATCGGCCGACTGGAACGGCTGCGTCGGTCTCTGACCTGA
- the atpA gene encoding F0F1 ATP synthase subunit alpha → MAELTISSDEIRSAIESYTQSYTPETSIEEVGVVTDTSDGIAHVSGLPSAMANELLEFPGGVLGVALNLEDRSIGAVILGEYADLEEGQQVRRTGDVLSVPVGDNFLGRVVDPLGHPIDGLGEIESDERRVLELQAASVLERQPVEEPLATGITAIDALTAIGRGQRQLIIGDRKTGKTAVCIDAILAQKANWDSGDPAKQVRCIYVAIGQKGSTIAGVKSALEARGALEYTTIVAAPASDSAGFKWLAPYTGSAIGQHWMYQGKHVLIVFDDLTKQAEAYRAISLLLRRPPGREAYPGDVFYLHSRLLERCAKLSDEMGAGSMTGLPIIETKANDISAFIPTNVISITDGQVFLESDLFNKGVRPAINVGTSVSRVGGAAQTKGMKKVAGSLRLEMAQFRELEAFSAFASDLDAASLAQLERGARWVELLKQDQYSPVPVEDQIVSIYLVDAGYFDSVPVGDIRRFTKELLEDLHRSAADAFKSIEGGKVLQDEAADQIKAATDKFKQGFLASDGSRVVNEAEAADLEHEEVETLSVTRKHVEK, encoded by the coding sequence ATGGCGGAGCTGACGATCTCCTCCGACGAGATCCGTAGCGCGATCGAGAGCTACACGCAGAGCTACACCCCGGAAACCTCCATCGAGGAAGTCGGTGTTGTCACCGACACCAGCGACGGCATCGCGCATGTCAGCGGTCTGCCGTCGGCGATGGCCAACGAATTGCTCGAGTTCCCGGGTGGCGTGCTCGGCGTGGCGCTGAACCTCGAGGACCGCTCGATCGGTGCGGTCATCCTCGGTGAGTACGCCGACCTCGAAGAGGGCCAGCAGGTCCGCCGGACCGGCGACGTGCTCTCGGTTCCGGTCGGCGACAACTTCCTCGGCCGCGTGGTCGACCCGCTCGGTCACCCGATCGACGGCCTCGGCGAGATCGAGTCCGACGAGCGCCGCGTGCTCGAGCTGCAGGCCGCGTCCGTGCTGGAGCGTCAGCCGGTCGAGGAACCGCTGGCCACCGGCATCACCGCCATCGACGCGCTCACCGCGATCGGCCGTGGCCAGCGTCAGCTGATCATCGGCGACCGCAAGACCGGCAAGACCGCGGTCTGCATCGACGCGATCCTGGCGCAGAAGGCGAACTGGGACTCGGGCGACCCGGCCAAGCAGGTGCGCTGCATCTACGTGGCCATCGGTCAGAAGGGTTCCACCATCGCGGGCGTCAAGTCCGCGCTGGAGGCCCGCGGTGCGCTGGAGTACACCACCATCGTCGCCGCCCCCGCGTCCGACTCCGCCGGCTTCAAATGGCTTGCGCCGTACACCGGTTCGGCCATCGGTCAGCACTGGATGTACCAGGGCAAGCACGTCCTCATCGTGTTCGACGACCTGACCAAGCAGGCCGAGGCCTACCGCGCCATCTCGCTGCTGCTGCGCCGCCCGCCGGGCCGCGAGGCCTACCCGGGTGACGTCTTCTACCTGCACTCGCGGCTGCTGGAGCGTTGCGCCAAGCTCTCCGACGAGATGGGCGCCGGCTCGATGACCGGTCTGCCGATCATCGAGACCAAGGCCAACGACATCTCGGCGTTCATCCCGACCAACGTCATCTCGATCACCGACGGTCAGGTCTTCCTCGAGTCCGACCTGTTCAACAAGGGCGTCCGTCCGGCGATCAACGTCGGTACCTCGGTCTCCCGTGTCGGTGGCGCCGCCCAGACCAAGGGCATGAAGAAGGTCGCCGGTTCGCTGCGTCTGGAAATGGCGCAGTTCCGCGAGCTGGAGGCGTTCTCCGCCTTCGCGTCCGACCTCGATGCCGCGTCGCTGGCGCAGCTCGAGCGCGGTGCCCGCTGGGTCGAGCTGCTCAAGCAGGACCAGTACTCGCCGGTCCCGGTCGAGGACCAGATCGTCTCGATCTACCTGGTCGATGCCGGTTACTTCGACTCGGTTCCGGTCGGCGACATCCGTCGCTTCACCAAGGAACTGCTGGAAGACCTGCACCGGTCCGCGGCCGACGCCTTCAAGTCGATCGAGGGCGGCAAGGTGCTCCAGGACGAGGCGGCCGATCAGATCAAGGCGGCCACCGACAAATTCAAGCAGGGCTTCCTCGCCTCCGACGGCAGCCGTGTGGTGAACGAGGCCGAGGCGGCCGATCTCGAGCACGAAGAGGTCGAGACGCTGTCGGTCACCCGCAAGCACGTCGAGAAGTGA
- a CDS encoding F0F1 ATP synthase subunit gamma — translation MASLRELRSRIRGVNSIKKITKAQELIATSRISKAQARVAAAKPYAEEITKVLGELANASQNLTHPLLTERADPRRAAVLVITSDSGMAGGYNSNVLKRAEELMHTLRGEGKEPVIYVMGSKGITYYTFRNRPLVAAWSGFSQQPKYSDASEACHHLVDAFMAGADGEVPAPDGSGNIAGVDELHIVYTRFVSMLTQTPEVRRLAPIQVSYVDENFDMGEDFVSDSPTADVHAQYEFEPDADVLLAALLPKYINTRIYSSLLEAAASESAARRTAMKAATDNANDLANVLSRQANSVRQAQITQEISEIVGGVNALASSSDRD, via the coding sequence ATGGCAAGTTTGCGTGAATTGCGCTCCCGCATTCGTGGTGTGAATTCGATCAAGAAGATCACCAAGGCCCAGGAGCTGATCGCGACCTCGCGAATCTCCAAGGCGCAGGCCAGGGTCGCGGCCGCCAAGCCGTACGCCGAGGAGATCACCAAGGTCCTCGGCGAGTTGGCGAACGCGTCGCAGAACCTGACCCACCCGCTGCTGACCGAGCGCGCCGACCCGCGCCGGGCAGCGGTGCTGGTGATCACCAGTGACAGCGGCATGGCCGGTGGCTACAACTCGAACGTGCTCAAGCGCGCCGAAGAGTTGATGCATACCCTGCGTGGCGAGGGCAAAGAGCCGGTGATCTACGTGATGGGCAGCAAGGGCATCACGTACTACACCTTCCGCAACCGCCCGCTGGTCGCCGCGTGGTCCGGGTTCTCGCAGCAGCCGAAGTACAGCGACGCCTCGGAAGCCTGCCACCACCTGGTGGACGCCTTCATGGCAGGCGCCGACGGCGAGGTGCCCGCTCCGGACGGATCGGGCAACATCGCCGGCGTCGACGAGCTGCACATCGTGTACACGCGGTTCGTGTCGATGTTGACGCAGACACCGGAGGTGCGCCGATTGGCGCCGATCCAGGTGAGCTACGTCGACGAGAACTTCGACATGGGTGAGGACTTCGTGTCCGATTCGCCGACGGCGGATGTGCACGCGCAGTACGAGTTCGAGCCCGACGCCGATGTGCTGCTGGCGGCCCTGCTGCCGAAGTACATCAACACGCGTATCTACTCATCGTTGCTCGAGGCAGCGGCATCCGAGTCCGCGGCTCGGCGCACCGCAATGAAGGCAGCCACCGACAATGCCAACGACCTGGCGAATGTTCTTTCCAGGCAGGCGAACTCGGTGCGGCAGGCCCAGATCACGCAGGAAATCAGTGAGATTGTCGGCGGCGTAAACGCCCTGGCTTCGAGCTCGGACCGCGACTAA
- the atpD gene encoding F0F1 ATP synthase subunit beta has protein sequence MTAAVTQDNTSRTGADSGRVVRVIGPVVDVEFPRGSIPELFNALHAEIELTSVAKTLTLEVAQHLGDGIVRCISMQPTDGLVRSAPVTDTGKPISVPVGDVVKGHVFNALGDCLDSPGLGRDGEQWGIHRKPPSFDQLEGKTEILETGIKVIDLLTPYVKGGKIGLFGGAGVGKTVLIQEMITRIAREFSGTSVFAGVGERTREGTDLRLEMEEMGVLPDTALVFGQMDEPPGTRMRVALSALTMAEYFRDVQHQDVLLFIDNIFRFTQAGSEVSTLLGRMPSAVGYQPTLADEMGELQERITSTRGRSITSLQAIYVPADDYTDPAPATTFAHLDATTELSRPISQKGIYPAVDPLTSTSRILEASIVGDRHFAVANEVKRILQKYKELQDIIAILGMDELSEEDKVLVGRARRLEKFLGQNFIVAEKFTGQVGSVVPLEQTIDDFDRVCKGEFDHFPEQAFNSCGGLDDVEAAAKKIAGK, from the coding sequence ATGACCGCAGCAGTCACGCAAGACAACACGAGTCGGACCGGCGCAGACTCAGGTCGCGTCGTCCGAGTCATCGGCCCCGTCGTCGACGTCGAGTTCCCGCGGGGCTCGATCCCAGAGCTGTTCAACGCTCTGCACGCCGAGATCGAGCTCACCTCGGTGGCCAAGACCCTGACCCTCGAGGTCGCCCAGCACCTCGGCGACGGCATCGTGCGTTGCATCTCGATGCAGCCCACCGACGGCCTGGTCCGTAGCGCTCCCGTCACCGACACCGGCAAGCCGATCTCGGTGCCGGTCGGCGACGTCGTCAAGGGCCACGTCTTCAACGCCCTCGGCGACTGCCTGGACAGCCCGGGCCTGGGCCGCGACGGCGAGCAGTGGGGCATCCACCGCAAGCCCCCGTCATTCGACCAGCTCGAGGGTAAGACCGAGATCCTGGAGACGGGCATCAAGGTCATCGACCTGCTCACCCCGTACGTGAAGGGTGGCAAGATCGGCCTGTTCGGTGGCGCCGGTGTCGGCAAGACCGTGCTCATCCAGGAGATGATCACCCGTATCGCGCGGGAGTTCTCCGGTACCTCCGTGTTCGCCGGCGTCGGCGAGCGCACCCGTGAGGGCACCGACCTCCGCCTGGAAATGGAAGAGATGGGCGTCCTCCCGGACACCGCCCTCGTCTTCGGCCAGATGGACGAGCCGCCGGGCACCCGTATGCGCGTCGCCCTCTCGGCCCTCACCATGGCCGAGTACTTCCGCGACGTGCAGCACCAGGACGTGCTGCTGTTCATCGACAACATCTTCCGGTTCACCCAGGCCGGTTCCGAGGTGTCGACCCTGCTCGGCCGGATGCCCTCCGCCGTCGGTTACCAGCCGACCCTCGCGGACGAGATGGGTGAGCTCCAGGAGCGCATCACCTCGACCCGTGGTCGGTCGATCACCTCGCTGCAGGCGATCTACGTGCCCGCCGACGACTACACCGACCCGGCCCCGGCGACCACCTTCGCCCACCTCGATGCGACGACCGAGCTTTCCCGCCCGATCTCGCAGAAGGGCATCTACCCGGCCGTCGACCCGCTGACCTCGACCTCCCGCATCCTGGAGGCCTCGATCGTCGGCGACCGGCACTTCGCCGTGGCCAACGAGGTGAAGCGAATCCTGCAGAAGTACAAGGAACTGCAGGACATCATCGCCATCCTCGGCATGGACGAGCTCTCCGAAGAGGACAAGGTCCTCGTCGGCCGCGCCCGTCGCCTGGAGAAGTTCCTCGGCCAGAACTTCATCGTGGCCGAGAAGTTCACCGGCCAGGTCGGTTCGGTGGTTCCGCTGGAGCAGACGATCGACGACTTCGACCGGGTCTGCAAGGGCGAGTTCGACCACTTCCCGGAGCAGGCGTTCAACAGCTGCGGCGGTCTCGACGATGTCGAGGCGGCCGCGAAGAAGATCGCCGGAAAGTAG
- a CDS encoding F0F1 ATP synthase subunit epsilon, translating to MSEMSVDLVAVERRLWAGQATFVSAQTTEGQIGIMPGHEPLLGQLVEGGTVAIVSTDGERIVAAVHGGFFSVTATTVRILAESAEFADEVDVEAARRVLADSAASEEDQLAAQAQVRAVEQIANA from the coding sequence ATGTCGGAAATGTCAGTTGACCTGGTCGCCGTCGAACGACGGCTCTGGGCCGGGCAGGCGACGTTCGTCAGCGCGCAGACCACCGAGGGTCAGATCGGCATCATGCCGGGCCACGAGCCACTGCTCGGCCAGCTGGTCGAGGGCGGCACGGTGGCCATCGTCTCCACCGACGGCGAGCGCATCGTCGCGGCGGTGCACGGCGGCTTCTTCTCGGTGACCGCGACGACGGTCCGGATCCTGGCCGAGTCCGCGGAATTCGCCGACGAGGTGGATGTCGAGGCGGCACGTCGCGTGCTGGCCGACTCGGCGGCCAGCGAAGAGGACCAGCTGGCGGCGCAAGCCCAGGTCCGCGCGGTGGAGCAGATCGCGAACGCGTAA
- a CDS encoding DUF2550 domain-containing protein, producing MVLLIILVLTLVFLALASTYRLIMLRRGGTAALLRVLPARGGQGWRHGLIRYDEDRMVFFKLTSLKLGPDCTIQRQGIEIGERRGPVGDEYDIMSDDIAVIAVSDRDGSFELALDRASRTAFLSWVESRPSDRTRRMR from the coding sequence ATGGTTCTCCTGATCATTCTGGTGCTCACGCTCGTGTTCTTGGCCCTCGCCTCGACCTATCGCCTGATCATGTTGCGGCGCGGCGGAACTGCCGCCCTGCTGCGCGTACTGCCCGCCCGCGGTGGGCAGGGCTGGCGGCACGGACTCATCCGCTACGACGAGGACCGAATGGTCTTTTTCAAGCTGACCAGTCTAAAACTCGGACCCGACTGCACAATTCAGCGGCAAGGCATCGAGATCGGCGAACGTCGCGGCCCGGTCGGCGACGAATACGACATCATGAGCGACGACATCGCGGTGATCGCCGTTTCCGATCGGGACGGCAGCTTCGAGCTGGCCCTGGATCGCGCGTCGCGGACCGCCTTTCTGTCCTGGGTCGAATCCCGCCCGTCGGACCGAACCCGCAGGATGCGCTAG
- a CDS encoding cob(I)yrinic acid a,c-diamide adenosyltransferase translates to MSVHLTRIYTRTGDDGTTGLSDFSRVAKTDPRLVAYADCDETNAAIGVAIALGQPEENLRGVLLQIQNDLFDAGADLSTPVVAEPKYPPLRITQPYIDRLEGWCDEFNAELPALNSFILPGGTPLAALLHTARTVARRAERSAWAAIETHPDDTNALPAKYLNRLSDLLFILSRVANPGGDILWKPGGTRSST, encoded by the coding sequence GTGAGTGTGCATCTGACGCGGATCTATACGCGTACCGGCGATGACGGGACGACCGGTCTCAGTGATTTTTCGCGGGTGGCGAAGACCGATCCGCGCCTCGTGGCCTACGCCGACTGCGATGAGACGAACGCCGCCATCGGGGTGGCGATCGCGCTCGGGCAGCCCGAGGAGAACCTGCGTGGGGTCCTGCTTCAGATACAGAACGATCTGTTCGATGCGGGTGCTGATTTGTCTACCCCCGTTGTCGCGGAGCCGAAGTATCCGCCGCTGCGCATCACTCAGCCCTATATCGACCGGCTCGAGGGCTGGTGTGACGAGTTCAATGCCGAACTGCCTGCGCTGAATTCGTTCATTCTGCCGGGTGGGACACCGCTGGCGGCGCTGCTGCACACAGCGCGTACCGTTGCCCGCCGTGCGGAACGCTCCGCTTGGGCGGCGATCGAGACACACCCGGACGATACGAACGCCTTGCCTGCGAAATACCTCAACCGGCTGTCGGACCTGCTGTTCATCCTGAGCCGGGTCGCCAATCCGGGCGGCGATATCCTGTGGAAGCCCGGCGGAACCAGGTCGAGCACCTGA
- the murA gene encoding UDP-N-acetylglucosamine 1-carboxyvinyltransferase, whose translation MERFLVTGGNRLVGEVAVGGAKNSVLKLMAAALLAEGTTTITNCPDILDVPLMGDVLRGLGCDVAIDAGVVTINTPAEPKYHADFPAVTQFRASVCVLGPLMARCKRAVVALPGGDAIGSRPLDMHQAGLRLLGATSEIEHGCVVARADELQGAKIRLDFPSVGATENILMAAVLAEGETVIDNAAREPDIVDLCNMLVQMGARITGAGTSVLTVQGVKRLSPTTHRVIGDRIVAATWGIAAAMTMGDVRVTGVNPKHLSLVLDKLRSAGARISFEQDGFRVVQAERPRAVNFSTLPFPGFPTDLQPMAIGLAAIADGTSMITENVFEARFRFVEEMIRLGADARTDGHHAVVRGIPRLSSAPVWSSDIRAGAGLVLAGLVADGTTEVHDVFHIDRGYPNFVEQLQALGGEVKRVGAAE comes from the coding sequence ATGGAACGGTTTTTGGTTACCGGCGGGAATCGACTCGTCGGTGAAGTCGCGGTGGGGGGCGCGAAGAACAGCGTCCTCAAGCTGATGGCCGCTGCCTTGCTGGCCGAGGGCACCACCACGATCACGAACTGCCCGGACATCCTCGACGTGCCGCTGATGGGCGACGTGCTGCGCGGCCTCGGCTGCGATGTCGCGATCGATGCCGGGGTGGTCACCATCAATACCCCGGCGGAACCGAAGTACCACGCGGACTTTCCGGCGGTGACCCAGTTCCGTGCGTCGGTATGTGTGCTCGGGCCGCTGATGGCGCGCTGCAAGCGGGCCGTCGTGGCGCTGCCCGGCGGTGATGCGATCGGCTCCCGTCCCTTGGACATGCACCAAGCCGGCCTGCGGCTGCTCGGTGCGACCAGCGAGATCGAGCACGGCTGTGTGGTCGCGCGGGCGGACGAACTGCAGGGCGCCAAGATTCGACTCGACTTTCCGTCGGTCGGTGCGACCGAGAACATCCTGATGGCGGCCGTGCTCGCCGAGGGCGAGACGGTGATCGACAACGCCGCACGCGAACCCGACATCGTCGACCTGTGCAACATGCTGGTGCAGATGGGTGCTCGGATCACCGGTGCGGGTACCTCCGTGCTGACCGTGCAGGGCGTCAAGCGGTTGTCCCCGACGACGCATCGGGTGATCGGCGACCGCATCGTCGCGGCGACGTGGGGCATCGCGGCGGCAATGACGATGGGCGATGTCCGGGTGACCGGCGTCAATCCCAAGCATCTGTCGCTGGTGCTGGACAAGTTGCGTTCGGCGGGCGCGCGGATCTCATTCGAGCAGGACGGCTTCCGAGTGGTGCAGGCCGAGCGGCCACGTGCGGTGAACTTCTCGACGCTGCCGTTCCCCGGCTTCCCGACCGATCTGCAGCCGATGGCGATCGGCCTCGCCGCGATCGCCGACGGCACGTCGATGATTACCGAGAATGTCTTCGAGGCGCGCTTCCGCTTTGTCGAGGAGATGATCCGGCTCGGCGCCGACGCGCGAACCGATGGGCATCACGCAGTGGTGCGCGGTATTCCGCGCTTGTCGAGCGCGCCGGTGTGGTCGTCCGATATTCGGGCAGGCGCCGGATTGGTACTCGCCGGTCTGGTTGCCGACGGGACGACCGAAGTGCACGACGTCTTCCACATCGACCGTGGCTACCCGAATTTCGTCGAGCAGCTACAGGCTTTGGGCGGTGAAGTGAAGCGCGTCGGCGCTGCCGAATGA